Within Bdellovibrio sp. ArHS, the genomic segment TGCCAACAACGCTTTTTTAGTGTCGTCAGAAATCGCTTTCTTCTCGCTAATTGTTTTGATGATGTCAGAGTGCTTGTTTTTCAAGAACTCGATCATCTCTTTTTCGTATCTCTTAACGTCTGTCTCTGGGTAAGCATCAACAAATGCATTTCCAGCTGCGAAGATCATAACGATTTGTTCTTCAACTTTTACTGGAGAGTATTGAGGTTGTTTCAACACTTCGATCAAACGACGACCACGTGCCAACTGTTGTTGAGACGCTTTATCCAAGTCAGATGCGAACGCTGCGAATGCTTCCATAGAGCGGAACTGAGCAAGCTCAAGTTTCAAAGAACCTGCAACTTGTTTCATCGCTTTAATTTGCGCCGCACCACCCACGCGAGAAACTGATTTACCTACAGAGATCGCTGGACGCACACCTTTGTAGAATAGATCTGATTCAAGGAAGATCTGACCGTCAGTGATAGAGATTACGTTTGTCGGGATATATGCAGAGATATCGCCCGCCTGTGTCTCGATGATTGGCAACGCAGTCAAAGAACCGCCGCCTTTATCTGCAGACAATTTAGAAGCACGCTCAAGAAGACGGCTATGGCAATAGAACACGTCGCCGGGATAAGCTTCACGTCCTGGAGGACGACGAAGAAGAAGAGACAATTGACGGTAAGCTTGCGCTTGTTTCGTCAAGTCATCGTAAACGATCAAAGCATGTCTGCCAGTATCGCGGAAGTATTCAGCCATTGCTGTACCAGAATAAGCCGCAAGGTATTGAAGTGGCGCTGGATCAGACGCATTTGCTGCAATAACAGTCGTGTACTCAAGAGCACCCGCTGCACGCAATTTTTCAACTACGAGCGCAACAGTCGATTGTTTTTGACCAATCGCCACGTAGAAGCAATGAACGTTTTGGCCTTTTTGGTTGATGATAGCGTCAACCGCGATAGTCGTTTTACCAGTTTGACGGTCACCGATAATCAGCTCACGTTGACCACGACCGATTGGTACTAGAGCGTCGATAGCTTTGATACCTGTTTGAAGAGGTTCTTCAACTGGGTGACGGTATACGATACCAGGAGCCTTCGTCTCAACGATACGAGAGTGTGGCGTGTTGATAGGTCCACGACCGTCGATCGGGTTACCAAGAGCGTCTACGACGCGACCAAGAAGAGCCTCACCAACTGGAACGGAAACGATTTTTTTAGTTCTTTTAACAGTGTCGCCTTCTTTGATTT encodes:
- the atpA gene encoding F0F1 ATP synthase subunit alpha translates to METQIRADEISRVLKEQINQYNKKIEVSETGSVLAVGDGVARIYGLENAMAGELVEFPGEVYGMVLNLEEGHVGTVLFGEDRQIKEGDTVKRTKKIVSVPVGEALLGRVVDALGNPIDGRGPINTPHSRIVETKAPGIVYRHPVEEPLQTGIKAIDALVPIGRGQRELIIGDRQTGKTTIAVDAIINQKGQNVHCFYVAIGQKQSTVALVVEKLRAAGALEYTTVIAANASDPAPLQYLAAYSGTAMAEYFRDTGRHALIVYDDLTKQAQAYRQLSLLLRRPPGREAYPGDVFYCHSRLLERASKLSADKGGGSLTALPIIETQAGDISAYIPTNVISITDGQIFLESDLFYKGVRPAISVGKSVSRVGGAAQIKAMKQVAGSLKLELAQFRSMEAFAAFASDLDKASQQQLARGRRLIEVLKQPQYSPVKVEEQIVMIFAAGNAFVDAYPETDVKRYEKEMIEFLKNKHSDIIKTISEKKAISDDTKKALLA